The proteins below come from a single Chryseobacterium capnotolerans genomic window:
- a CDS encoding alpha/beta hydrolase: protein MKIYVVSGLGADFKVLERLEFPKHCELIFIDWLIPEKNEPFHTYVERMAEKIDSSEPFYLLGYSFGGIMVQEINRLKPAEKVVILGSIKSDKEKSKFIKTGEVTKIPRILPVGLFNTRAANVYGVLRKLFDPKNPRILQYFRVRDPYYLKWSVEKVSEWKFEENPEVIQILGDKDIVFPIRNSKPDYVIKGGTHLFPATKAKEVSKILDKIFGEKEIILLYE, encoded by the coding sequence ATGAAAATTTACGTTGTAAGCGGTCTTGGAGCGGACTTTAAGGTACTTGAAAGACTAGAGTTTCCTAAGCATTGTGAACTTATTTTTATAGACTGGCTCATTCCTGAAAAAAATGAACCTTTTCATACCTATGTGGAAAGAATGGCGGAAAAAATAGACTCTTCAGAGCCATTTTATCTGTTGGGATACTCTTTTGGCGGTATTATGGTGCAGGAGATTAATCGTTTGAAACCAGCCGAAAAAGTAGTTATTCTGGGAAGTATCAAATCTGATAAAGAAAAATCCAAATTCATAAAGACCGGGGAAGTAACTAAAATCCCTAGAATATTACCTGTAGGGCTATTTAATACAAGGGCAGCCAATGTATATGGGGTGCTCAGAAAATTGTTCGATCCGAAGAATCCAAGAATTCTTCAGTATTTCAGAGTAAGAGATCCTTATTATCTGAAATGGTCTGTAGAAAAGGTTTCTGAATGGAAATTTGAAGAAAATCCGGAAGTGATCCAGATTCTGGGAGATAAAGATATTGTTTTTCCGATCAGGAATTCAAAACCAGATTATGTAATTAAAGGAGGAACCCATCTGTTTCCGGCTACTAAAGCCAAAGAAGTTTCTAAAATTCTGGATAAAATATTTGGTGAAAAAGAAATAATATTATTATATGAATAG
- a CDS encoding YceI family protein, protein MKRLLLFAMVCASISFVSAQRKFDKVSKVTSSEIRWWGYKVVKTEASSHSGTVKLKSGKFNFDHTVLVDGEFIIDMRSMMAGDVSDEDQIKLTNDLKSTNFFEVKKFPVAKFHLTKIIPLANSEYNSTVYGDLTLKGVRKTITFPANVYVTQFTTVIESAKFSLNRRDFKVFYQSSLKDYFIKNEMDIQFKVSTEKLDNENRVPVKKK, encoded by the coding sequence ATGAAAAGATTACTATTGTTTGCTATGGTGTGCGCAAGCATATCATTTGTTTCTGCCCAAAGGAAATTTGATAAAGTTTCGAAAGTGACTTCATCAGAGATCAGGTGGTGGGGATATAAGGTTGTGAAAACTGAGGCTTCCTCCCATTCAGGAACGGTAAAATTAAAAAGTGGAAAATTCAACTTTGATCATACGGTTTTGGTAGATGGAGAATTCATCATAGATATGAGAAGTATGATGGCGGGTGATGTTTCTGATGAGGATCAGATCAAACTTACCAATGACCTGAAAAGTACGAACTTCTTTGAAGTAAAGAAATTTCCGGTTGCCAAATTCCATTTGACTAAAATAATTCCTTTAGCAAACAGTGAGTATAATTCTACCGTATATGGAGATCTTACCCTTAAAGGAGTGAGAAAAACGATTACTTTCCCAGCAAACGTATACGTTACCCAGTTTACTACAGTAATTGAATCTGCTAAGTTCTCTCTGAACAGAAGAGACTTTAAAGTATTCTACCAATCTTCTCTGAAAGATTACTTCATCAAGAACGAAATGGATATTCAGTTTAAAGTATCTACTGAAAAACTGGATAATGAAAACAGAGTTCCTGTAAAGAAGAAATAA
- a CDS encoding YceI family protein — MKKIFLLAVLAGGLAFGQSKKVVASDVHWWGYKVAKSEASSHDGTVKVKSGDMVMKGNQLVGGNFVLDMTSINATDLSGEYQQKLNGHLKNGDFFEVEKFPTATFKITGVKKNNDKVYNSLVTGNLTLKGKTSAVTFPAKISYSKGVVSLVSNKFSFDRQKFDVAYKSTMQDVFVKDDIDMVVKVTAQ, encoded by the coding sequence ATGAAAAAAATATTTTTACTAGCAGTATTAGCTGGAGGTTTGGCATTTGGACAGTCTAAAAAAGTAGTAGCATCAGATGTTCACTGGTGGGGATATAAAGTGGCAAAATCTGAAGCAAGTTCTCATGACGGAACTGTGAAAGTAAAATCAGGTGACATGGTAATGAAAGGAAACCAGCTTGTGGGAGGAAACTTTGTATTGGATATGACTTCTATCAATGCTACTGACCTTAGCGGAGAATATCAGCAAAAATTAAACGGACACCTTAAAAATGGTGACTTCTTTGAAGTTGAAAAATTTCCTACTGCCACTTTCAAAATTACTGGTGTAAAGAAAAACAACGATAAAGTTTACAACTCTTTAGTAACTGGAAATCTTACTTTGAAAGGAAAAACAAGTGCGGTTACTTTCCCAGCTAAAATTTCTTACAGCAAAGGAGTAGTAAGTTTAGTCTCTAACAAATTCTCTTTCGACAGACAAAAATTTGATGTTGCTTATAAATCTACAATGCAGGATGTTTTTGTGAAAGATGATATCGATATGGTAGTAAAGGTAACTGCTCAATAA
- a CDS encoding glucokinase — protein sequence MILNPKFPLYLPGVENNNNDNVSIIGASLREDMTILGYFVSGNGGLEIKLQNTYATKEYASFNDILKKFIQDNQLENVKRLGMAVPGPVIDGKSSPARLGWNLDIEEYKRDFGFEKVEMLNDLEASAYGMALLEDDDLEAIYTSGHLEKGNVAILAPGNGLGEAGYFFDGKNLRPFATEGGHSEFSPRTNVEVEFYQFLNNIYGIVSWENVLSKSGLFNIYRFLRDVKRHPEPEWLGERLAHGNFVEELYRAAVEDNVLICKIALDTFLEFLAREANNLTLKVKATGGLLIAGDIPQMVREYIDKDKFYEKFKISDKMEGMLKNIPIYLVKQNHTALKGMALYTAYYQE from the coding sequence ATGATTCTGAATCCAAAATTTCCACTTTATTTACCAGGAGTAGAGAACAATAATAATGATAATGTTTCTATCATTGGAGCAAGTCTCCGTGAAGATATGACAATCTTAGGCTATTTTGTTTCCGGTAACGGAGGTCTTGAGATTAAATTACAAAATACGTATGCTACCAAGGAATATGCTTCTTTTAACGATATCTTAAAGAAGTTTATTCAGGATAATCAGCTGGAAAATGTAAAACGTCTGGGAATGGCTGTGCCGGGACCTGTAATTGACGGAAAAAGCAGCCCTGCAAGATTGGGCTGGAACTTAGATATTGAAGAATATAAAAGAGATTTCGGTTTTGAAAAGGTAGAGATGCTGAATGATCTGGAAGCTTCCGCTTATGGAATGGCTCTTCTAGAAGATGATGATCTGGAAGCAATTTATACCAGCGGTCATCTTGAAAAAGGAAATGTAGCGATCCTTGCTCCAGGAAATGGATTGGGAGAAGCCGGATATTTCTTTGACGGGAAAAATCTAAGACCTTTTGCTACAGAAGGAGGACATTCTGAATTCTCACCAAGAACGAATGTTGAGGTTGAATTTTACCAGTTCCTTAATAATATCTATGGTATTGTAAGCTGGGAAAATGTACTCTCCAAATCAGGATTATTCAATATTTATCGTTTCTTAAGAGATGTAAAAAGGCATCCTGAACCGGAATGGTTAGGAGAACGCCTTGCTCATGGTAATTTTGTTGAAGAGCTTTACAGAGCTGCCGTAGAAGATAACGTATTGATCTGTAAAATTGCGCTGGACACCTTCCTGGAATTCCTGGCAAGAGAAGCCAATAACTTAACCTTAAAGGTAAAAGCTACCGGAGGATTACTCATCGCCGGAGATATTCCTCAGATGGTAAGAGAATACATTGATAAAGATAAGTTCTACGAAAAATTCAAGATCAGTGATAAAATGGAAGGAATGCTTAAAAATATTCCGATTTATCTGGTCAAGCAAAACCACACAGCATTAAAAGGTATGGCACTGTATACGGCCTACTATCAAGAATAA
- a CDS encoding DUF1800 domain-containing protein: MADSLVKNKHLLWRSGFGIGINQIEDLKNKSSKTLINELFKEESFTEVSYDTPDIDPTANYMDTTAPADKKKEMQRIYRAQNEELNLNFLAQMVNSKEQMREKMAFFWHGHFASRVLNPKFNRQLLNVIRKNALGNFKDLLFEVSQSPAMLNFLNNQQNKKDHPNENFAREVMELFTMGRGNYTEKDVREGARAFTGWSYDKEGSFKERKNQHDEGNKTFLGKTGNFDGADALNIILEQKATATFITAKIYKFFVNENVDQNIVNTLSTSFYNSGYDIKKLMMDIFSSSWFYDQKNIGNRIKSPIELMVGMMRMLPMHIQNPENLIVYQKLLGQMLLYPPNVAGWPNGKSWIDSSTLMLRLQVPQIWSGLRPLEYSPRQDDDIDMGMKSKENTLNKSFKNPNITIDWNRVDQIFARKNCEDYLIQNPKSLDMNTVNNFSDKSVKMTIINLMSTPEYQLM; this comes from the coding sequence ATGGCTGATTCATTAGTAAAAAACAAACATCTTCTTTGGCGATCAGGTTTCGGTATTGGAATCAACCAAATTGAAGACCTGAAAAATAAATCCTCCAAAACACTGATTAATGAATTGTTTAAAGAAGAAAGTTTTACAGAAGTTTCTTACGATACCCCAGATATAGATCCAACGGCTAACTATATGGACACTACAGCGCCTGCTGATAAAAAGAAGGAAATGCAGCGCATCTATAGGGCACAAAACGAAGAGCTGAATCTTAATTTTCTGGCTCAAATGGTAAACAGCAAGGAACAGATGAGAGAGAAAATGGCTTTTTTCTGGCATGGTCATTTTGCCTCAAGGGTTCTTAATCCAAAATTCAATCGACAGCTATTAAATGTGATCCGAAAAAATGCATTGGGAAACTTTAAGGATCTTCTTTTTGAAGTAAGTCAGTCTCCAGCCATGCTCAATTTCCTGAATAATCAGCAAAATAAAAAAGATCACCCTAATGAAAACTTCGCCCGTGAAGTGATGGAACTTTTTACCATGGGAAGAGGAAATTACACAGAAAAAGATGTGAGAGAAGGAGCCAGAGCATTTACGGGGTGGAGCTATGATAAAGAAGGAAGCTTTAAGGAAAGAAAAAATCAACATGATGAAGGCAATAAAACCTTTCTGGGAAAAACAGGTAATTTTGATGGAGCTGATGCTTTAAACATCATACTGGAGCAAAAAGCGACTGCAACATTTATCACAGCCAAAATCTATAAGTTTTTTGTCAATGAAAATGTAGACCAGAACATTGTGAACACTTTAAGCACAAGCTTCTACAATTCCGGTTATGATATAAAAAAACTGATGATGGATATATTTTCAAGCTCATGGTTTTATGATCAGAAAAATATCGGAAACAGGATAAAATCTCCTATCGAACTTATGGTTGGGATGATGCGGATGCTTCCGATGCATATTCAAAATCCTGAAAACCTCATCGTGTATCAAAAGCTGTTAGGGCAAATGCTGCTCTATCCGCCCAATGTTGCAGGATGGCCCAATGGAAAATCCTGGATTGACAGCTCTACGCTGATGCTAAGGCTTCAAGTACCTCAAATCTGGTCAGGGCTTCGTCCGCTGGAATACAGTCCGCGGCAGGATGATGATATTGATATGGGAATGAAATCTAAGGAAAATACTTTGAATAAAAGCTTTAAAAATCCAAACATTACCATAGACTGGAACCGCGTGGATCAGATCTTTGCCCGTAAAAACTGTGAAGATTACTTAATTCAAAACCCCAAAAGCCTGGATATGAATACAGTGAACAATTTTTCTGATAAAAGCGTGAAAATGACCATTATTAATCTGATGTCAACCCCGGAATACCAGTTAATGTAA
- a CDS encoding DUF1501 domain-containing protein, with amino-acid sequence MLIKRREFLKISSLATASFLLPNFLKAMTLDEALNPNQNILIVLQFTGGNDGLNTIIPAKNDIYFRERKTLAVQDSLSLTDEAGINPSLSYFKELFDNGELSVMNNVGYPNPDKSHFRSMDIWQSASRSDEFLDTGWLGRFLDEECYRCEHPTQALEVDDMLSLALKGENNKAFAFKDPKRLYQTSQEKYFKSLYDHHHDDETVSYLYQTLGSTINNAGYIFDKSKAKKTEQAYPNSQLGKDFKTVASLIKSDINTQVYYLSIGSFDTHVNQNDRQKKLFGDINEAVKSFVADMKSNGLFNNILLMTFSEFGRRVAQNASNGTDHGTANQMFFISGNLKKKGLLNSLPDLQNLKEGDLIYTEDFRKVYATILKNWLKADSSKVLGWKNGVYDFI; translated from the coding sequence ATGTTAATCAAAAGAAGAGAATTCCTCAAAATAAGTTCACTGGCCACCGCATCATTCTTGCTGCCTAATTTCCTAAAGGCTATGACACTGGATGAAGCATTAAACCCCAATCAGAATATCCTGATAGTCCTTCAATTTACAGGGGGCAATGATGGCTTAAACACCATTATTCCAGCCAAAAATGACATCTATTTCAGGGAAAGAAAAACGCTTGCTGTTCAGGATTCTTTATCGTTGACCGATGAAGCTGGGATCAATCCTTCCCTATCCTATTTTAAAGAACTTTTTGATAATGGAGAGCTTTCTGTGATGAACAATGTAGGCTACCCCAATCCGGACAAGTCTCATTTCCGAAGCATGGATATCTGGCAATCGGCAAGCAGAAGTGATGAATTTCTGGATACCGGGTGGCTGGGCCGTTTTCTGGATGAGGAGTGCTACCGTTGTGAACATCCTACCCAGGCATTGGAAGTAGATGATATGCTCAGTCTTGCCCTAAAGGGAGAAAACAATAAAGCTTTTGCCTTTAAAGATCCTAAAAGATTATATCAAACCAGCCAGGAGAAGTATTTCAAATCTCTTTACGATCATCATCACGATGATGAAACAGTCTCTTATCTTTATCAGACTTTAGGTTCTACTATTAATAATGCTGGGTATATATTTGATAAAAGTAAGGCTAAAAAAACAGAGCAGGCTTATCCTAATTCTCAATTGGGAAAGGATTTTAAAACTGTAGCTTCTTTAATCAAATCAGATATTAATACTCAGGTCTATTATCTTTCTATTGGTAGTTTTGATACCCATGTGAACCAAAATGACCGTCAGAAAAAGCTATTCGGTGATATTAATGAGGCAGTAAAATCCTTTGTGGCTGATATGAAAAGTAATGGTCTTTTTAATAATATTCTTTTGATGACCTTCTCTGAATTTGGCCGCCGCGTGGCTCAGAATGCCAGCAATGGAACGGACCACGGAACTGCCAACCAGATGTTTTTCATCAGTGGGAACCTCAAAAAGAAAGGCTTACTGAACAGCCTTCCGGATCTGCAGAATCTGAAAGAAGGAGATCTGATTTACACTGAAGATTTCAGAAAGGTTTATGCCACTATTCTCAAAAACTGGCTAAAAGCGGATTCTTCTAAGGTTTTGGGATGGAAAAATGGAGTTTATGATTTTATATAA
- a CDS encoding helix-turn-helix transcriptional regulator, protein MSSNKNALIRYKTLDKCLKNKYRKYTLEDLIDECSEALFEFEGKESYVSKRTIQLDLQNMRSEKFGYEAPIEVYERKYYRYSDPDYSIHNISVNESDLKAMNNAVQILKQFKDFSMFKEMNGVIQKLEDSIHSTSQKSIIHLDKNEQLKGLEHIDILYEGILNKKVLKILYKSFTARESSVYTVHPQLLKEFNNRWFLICLYKQKMYNLALDRMESIETDENLPYIDKDLDGDEYFKDIVGVTVAESLAPRNVVFFVDAANAPYVKTKPLHKSQEIVSETKEGTLFKICVQINYELERLLLGFGDSLVVHKPQKLRLRMEEKFKAGSKNYQELIVPEKN, encoded by the coding sequence ATGTCATCTAATAAAAATGCCCTGATCCGTTATAAAACATTAGATAAATGCCTCAAAAACAAATATCGGAAGTATACTTTGGAAGATCTTATTGATGAGTGTTCCGAAGCTTTGTTTGAGTTTGAAGGTAAGGAGTCTTATGTAAGCAAAAGAACCATTCAGCTGGATCTTCAGAATATGCGGAGTGAAAAGTTCGGATATGAAGCTCCTATTGAGGTTTATGAAAGGAAATATTATCGTTACAGTGATCCGGATTACAGCATCCATAACATTTCTGTGAACGAAAGCGATCTGAAAGCGATGAACAATGCAGTTCAGATTTTAAAGCAGTTCAAAGACTTTTCTATGTTCAAAGAGATGAATGGGGTTATTCAGAAGCTGGAGGATTCTATTCATTCAACCAGCCAGAAGTCAATTATTCATTTGGATAAGAATGAACAGCTGAAAGGGTTGGAGCATATAGATATTCTGTATGAAGGTATTCTCAATAAAAAGGTATTGAAAATTTTATATAAAAGTTTTACTGCCAGAGAATCCAGTGTTTATACAGTTCATCCGCAGCTGTTGAAAGAATTTAATAACCGTTGGTTTCTCATCTGTCTCTATAAGCAGAAAATGTATAATCTGGCACTGGACAGAATGGAAAGTATTGAAACAGATGAAAACCTTCCTTATATTGATAAGGATTTAGATGGAGATGAGTATTTTAAAGATATTGTAGGAGTTACGGTTGCCGAATCTTTGGCTCCCAGGAATGTTGTTTTCTTTGTAGATGCTGCCAATGCGCCCTATGTAAAAACAAAACCATTGCATAAAAGCCAGGAAATTGTCAGCGAAACCAAAGAAGGAACTCTTTTTAAAATTTGTGTACAAATTAACTATGAACTGGAAAGGTTATTACTGGGCTTTGGGGATTCTCTGGTGGTACATAAACCTCAAAAATTAAGACTGCGGATGGAAGAAAAATTCAAAGCAGGAAGTAAAAATTATCAAGAGTTGATCGTTCCTGAAAAAAATTAG
- a CDS encoding HopJ type III effector protein gives MILLEQLKHFPETVQFNDVIAYIDANYDFTPTAFKNGNTRNEEGQNNGSCKIFGFASYHGLTKEETLPLFGEFYREDVLKNPDGTDHQNIRNFMEFGWDGLIFEGNPLKEK, from the coding sequence ATGATTTTATTAGAACAATTAAAGCATTTTCCTGAAACCGTTCAATTCAATGATGTGATTGCTTATATAGATGCAAACTACGATTTCACGCCTACAGCATTCAAAAATGGAAATACAAGAAATGAAGAAGGGCAGAACAATGGTTCATGTAAAATATTTGGTTTTGCATCTTATCATGGATTAACCAAAGAAGAAACACTTCCGCTTTTCGGAGAATTCTACAGAGAAGATGTTCTTAAAAATCCTGATGGAACAGATCATCAGAATATCAGAAACTTCATGGAATTCGGATGGGACGGATTGATCTTTGAGGGGAATCCATTGAAAGAGAAATAG
- a CDS encoding RtcB family protein, whose product MGTQGDGNHFLFVGVSKNTGNTMLVTHHGSRAPGAALYDKGMKVANRFRQDISPETLRENAWIPYDTDEGKAYWEALQLIRTWTKENHTSIHDAVLNKLEIEKENRYWNEHNFVFKDGDLFYHAKGATPLDDKFMPDITGPRLIPLNMAEPVLIVQGKTNERNLGFAPHGAGRNFSRSQHKRSMAHKTTEEIFNEETAGLDIRFYSNEIDISELPSAYKSAANVRAQIEEYGLCEVLDEVMPYGCIMAGDVQKNAPWKKKKKYRKA is encoded by the coding sequence ATGGGAACACAAGGAGACGGAAATCATTTTCTTTTCGTTGGAGTTTCTAAAAATACAGGAAATACAATGTTAGTTACACATCATGGATCAAGAGCTCCGGGTGCAGCACTTTATGATAAAGGAATGAAAGTAGCCAACCGTTTCAGACAGGATATTTCTCCTGAAACGTTAAGGGAAAACGCATGGATTCCTTATGATACGGATGAAGGAAAAGCGTATTGGGAAGCGCTTCAGCTTATCAGAACATGGACAAAAGAAAACCATACTTCTATTCATGATGCGGTTTTAAATAAACTGGAAATTGAAAAAGAAAACAGATATTGGAATGAACATAATTTTGTTTTCAAAGATGGTGATCTGTTTTATCATGCTAAAGGAGCTACTCCGCTGGATGATAAGTTTATGCCTGATATTACGGGTCCGAGACTGATTCCATTGAATATGGCTGAACCAGTACTGATTGTTCAGGGAAAAACGAATGAGAGAAATCTTGGTTTTGCCCCACACGGAGCGGGAAGAAACTTCAGCAGAAGCCAGCATAAAAGATCTATGGCTCATAAAACCACTGAAGAGATCTTCAATGAGGAAACTGCTGGACTGGATATCAGATTCTATTCCAATGAAATTGATATTTCTGAGCTTCCAAGCGCTTATAAAAGTGCCGCTAATGTAAGAGCACAGATTGAGGAATACGGACTTTGTGAAGTACTGGATGAGGTGATGCCTTACGGATGTATTATGGCCGGCGACGTTCAGAAAAATGCACCTTGGAAGAAAAAGAAAAAATATAGAAAAGCATAA
- the cobC gene encoding alpha-ribazole phosphatase family protein, producing MEIHLIRHTAVDNLGNLCYGFAEMPLRKEYLEDFKCLHLDNDFDLVISSPAQRCCLLAEHFKLNYSTDERLREMNFGNWEMKKWTEIPEEEINPWYKDFINVNASDGENLLEMQTRVLSFWNELVTKEDIEKVLIIAHAGVIRLILQSVLQFPLENMFNIQIDYGKKVIIEAKDDYFSIKKVNG from the coding sequence ATGGAAATTCATCTGATTCGTCATACCGCAGTAGATAATCTGGGAAATCTGTGCTATGGATTTGCTGAGATGCCTTTACGAAAAGAGTATCTGGAAGATTTTAAATGTTTACATCTGGATAATGATTTTGATTTAGTGATTTCAAGCCCCGCACAACGTTGCTGTCTTTTGGCAGAACATTTTAAATTGAATTATTCAACCGATGAAAGACTTCGGGAAATGAATTTCGGAAACTGGGAAATGAAGAAATGGACAGAGATTCCGGAAGAAGAGATCAATCCCTGGTATAAAGATTTTATCAATGTAAATGCTTCAGATGGAGAAAATCTCCTTGAAATGCAAACTCGTGTCCTCAGCTTTTGGAATGAATTGGTTACTAAAGAAGACATAGAAAAAGTTTTGATTATTGCTCATGCTGGTGTCATTCGTTTAATTCTTCAGTCTGTACTGCAGTTTCCATTAGAGAATATGTTCAATATTCAGATTGATTATGGGAAGAAAGTAATTATTGAAGCAAAAGATGATTATTTTTCCATCAAAAAAGTAAATGGATAA
- a CDS encoding adenosylcobinamide-GDP ribazoletransferase → MKTIKNELIYFATALMFFTRIPVPFTIPYSSEIMNKSQKYFAWIGLLVGVINAGVLYLSTQLFNLEIGIVLMMISSVLLTGAFHEDGFTDMCDSFGGGYGKEKILTIMKDSRVGAYGTIGIILLFALKFFSIQALGTVDLMKTLGIVILAHTASRFISGTMIYTHEYVTDIDASKSKPLANKPLDATALLVGLISVLLSFALIPDWRLVLAFALAYLGKTCMGWYFKEHIGGYTGDCLGAVQQVTEVLFYLGTMIVWKFI, encoded by the coding sequence ATGAAGACCATAAAGAATGAACTGATCTACTTTGCAACGGCACTGATGTTCTTCACCAGAATTCCGGTTCCGTTTACCATTCCGTATTCAAGCGAGATTATGAATAAATCTCAGAAGTATTTTGCCTGGATTGGATTGTTGGTAGGGGTGATTAATGCTGGGGTTTTATACCTTTCTACTCAACTTTTTAACCTGGAAATAGGCATTGTTTTGATGATGATAAGCAGTGTTCTTCTTACCGGAGCGTTTCATGAGGATGGTTTCACAGATATGTGCGACAGCTTCGGAGGCGGGTACGGAAAAGAGAAGATTCTTACTATTATGAAGGACAGCAGAGTAGGAGCTTATGGAACTATTGGAATCATTTTACTGTTTGCCTTAAAGTTCTTCAGTATTCAGGCTTTGGGAACAGTTGATCTGATGAAAACTCTGGGAATTGTTATTCTGGCGCACACTGCAAGCCGTTTTATTTCAGGAACAATGATTTATACCCATGAGTATGTGACTGATATTGACGCAAGCAAATCAAAACCTTTGGCAAACAAACCATTGGATGCAACGGCTTTACTGGTTGGGTTGATCAGTGTTTTACTTTCTTTTGCCCTGATTCCTGACTGGAGATTAGTATTGGCTTTTGCCTTGGCTTATTTAGGAAAGACCTGTATGGGCTGGTATTTTAAAGAACATATTGGCGGGTACACCGGAGATTGTCTGGGGGCTGTACAGCAGGTCACAGAAGTCTTGTTTTACTTAGGAACTATGATCGTATGGAAATTCATCTGA
- the cobT gene encoding nicotinate-nucleotide--dimethylbenzimidazole phosphoribosyltransferase — MTQNTPYFTNIALSLFNITIFTTMLTTDLQHKIDFKTKPLGALGHLEHLAHKIGMVQNTLSPQLSNPHMVVFAADHGIATAGVSAYPQEVTYQMVMNFLGGGAAINVFCRQHNIEIKIVDAGVNFDFPEGLDLINHKVRKSSRNILEEPAMTSEEYQKALQNGNSVVAEIAETGCNIIGFGEMGIGNTSASSLMMSQLFDLPVASCIGRGTGLNDDQLQNKINILSAAIEKYPDIKTPDEIAMTFGGLEIAQMIGAMEEAFRQNMLIMVDGFIATVAIATASKKNPNILNNCIFCHVSDENAHLQLLELLGQKALLNLNLRLGEGTGCALAYPLIQSAVNFLNEMSSFEDAHVSNKE, encoded by the coding sequence ATTACCCAAAATACCCCTTATTTCACTAATATTGCACTTTCTCTATTTAACATAACTATTTTTACAACCATGTTGACAACTGACTTACAGCATAAAATTGATTTCAAAACAAAACCTTTAGGTGCATTGGGACATCTGGAGCATCTCGCCCACAAAATAGGAATGGTTCAGAATACCCTTTCTCCACAGTTATCAAACCCTCATATGGTAGTTTTTGCAGCCGATCATGGGATTGCAACGGCTGGAGTAAGTGCCTATCCGCAGGAAGTTACCTATCAGATGGTGATGAATTTCTTAGGGGGTGGTGCAGCCATCAATGTATTTTGCAGACAACATAATATTGAGATTAAAATTGTAGACGCAGGGGTAAATTTTGATTTTCCGGAAGGGTTAGATTTAATCAATCATAAAGTCAGAAAATCCAGCCGTAATATTCTGGAGGAACCAGCGATGACTTCTGAAGAATATCAAAAGGCTTTGCAGAATGGAAACTCGGTAGTGGCAGAGATTGCTGAAACAGGTTGCAACATCATTGGATTTGGCGAAATGGGAATTGGAAACACTTCCGCTTCTTCGCTGATGATGAGCCAATTGTTTGATCTTCCTGTCGCAAGTTGTATAGGACGTGGAACAGGACTGAATGATGATCAGCTTCAGAACAAAATCAATATTTTATCAGCAGCCATAGAGAAATATCCGGACATCAAAACTCCTGATGAAATTGCTATGACTTTTGGTGGATTGGAAATTGCCCAGATGATCGGTGCAATGGAAGAAGCTTTCCGTCAAAATATGCTGATTATGGTAGATGGATTTATTGCCACCGTTGCAATCGCCACCGCATCGAAAAAGAATCCGAATATATTGAATAACTGTATATTCTGCCATGTAAGTGATGAGAATGCCCATCTTCAGCTTCTTGAATTATTGGGGCAGAAAGCTCTGTTGAACCTTAATTTAAGGTTAGGAGAAGGAACAGGCTGTGCATTAGCTTATCCGCTTATTCAAAGTGCAGTAAACTTTCTGAATGAAATGTCCAGTTTTGAAGATGCTCATGTTTCAAATAAAGAATAA